In the Syntrophorhabdaceae bacterium genome, TGCGAAGCAGGCCGAGAAATACATGGCAAAATACGGTCTGCCCGACGACACGCCGACGCTCATCCTTTTCCTCGATCTCAAGGACAGCGATGTCTGCGGTGCAACCCTGGATAAGCTCCTGGAGCTCTATGCTTCATTGCCGCCGCGCCAGCAGGAGGATGCCAAGCGGAAGATCTCCATCGCCGCCATGGCTCACAAGGTCAAAGAGGTCCGCATAAAAGCCCAGGAAACACTCGAGGAACTGGAAGAGTAGAAAAACCGTCTCAAGTTTCACGTTTCAAGCAAAAGCCCCGGGCACCATCTGCACTGGTCAGCGATCGTTTTGCCATCACTATGATTTGTTGTTCTTTTGTCTTTTCCCTGAAACCGTTCTTATGCGTTCTCCATGACAAACCTTTGGTAGGAACGATCGTAGGAGGCCTCGCCCTCCTTTGAAAAGAAGCAGCCGGGAAGCTGTTTCTTGCTTCTGTGATACGCCACGCATTCGCAGCATTTTCCTTTACGCGAACAGGAATCATAGGTGCACGTGCAGGCGGCCCTGTTTTTCTCCATGGTGCATTCCATCTTACTCACCTCAGTGTGTATTTGACCAACAGTATATAAAGAAGGTTCCAGAGTTTCAAGGATTCGGGGATAGATACCGAAAAAGAGACGGGTAACGGGCAATAGGTCGCAGGAGCCTTCCCTTCCCGTTCGCTGCAGCCCGCCACCCGTCATTATTCTTGGCCCTTTTTTTCTCTTCCAGAAGTAATACTCCTGTGCAGTGAAAACATGTCAGGGGGAAACATGATGACAACAATCAAGATAGGTCGTCTCATACAATGTGTCATCGTCAAGGACCTGCCCGGCAGGGATGCCTACCTCGTCCTCGTCATGGGAACTGATCTGTTGGCCTATCTGCCCAAGAGGTATGCCAGCAGGGAATACAGACATGGGGAAGAAACGGTGGCCGCGGTGTTCTTGATGGGAAACGGCAGGGTCTTCCTGAGCCAGAGATCGCCGCAGTATTTCCGCCGCATCACGGAAGAGGCCCTTTCGCCCATCATACGCGATGGAAGGGTTCGGGTACGAAGGGCGGCCAGCGTGGTAAACGGCGCCTTTGCCAAGGTCTCCATCGAGGGCCTCAGAAATTACGATCCATTATCAGCTTCGCTTCCTTATCTCGATAAGGTGAAGTCATACACCACCGACACCATCACCATTGTCCGCTATAGCACGAACATGAAAGAATACATAGTCAATTCCCTCGTCCCGGCACCGGCGGATAAGGTGGTTCAGGTGCTCTATTCGCAGGGTCTTCGGGAAGCCGTAGTGAGGGTGGATCCCAGGTATTGCGGTTTCTTCGTCGGGAAAGGAGGCGCCAATGTTGCCACCGCCGCCAAGCTTCTCAACGTCAGGATCGTGATAAAGAGCGCCGAGGAGGAACCGGCAGGAAAGGAGGACGTTTATGCCGGTGCACGTTACTGACAGGACCGGTTTGGGCGCGAAGGGGTTTGTTATCATCATCATCACGTCTATCGCCTGTTGTGCTGTCACCGTTGCCGTCTATGACTTTTTCTTCGCGCAGAAGATAGTCGCCGTCGACCTCGTCTCCTCCATCACCCGCCACAAGGAGGACTACGTTGCGGGAAAGATCACCGCGGGTGAGCTCGTCGACAAGATTGAAAGCCTTGTCGGGCAGCTGGAGAAGAAAAAAAGAAATGAGATTCTTGTCCTCGAAGAGGCCGTTGCCGGAGACGTGAAACACCACGACCTCGGGTCCACGGGTACGAGAGATGAAGAACATGACCGTGACAGGTAACAGCAAGTGGGGCGCGGCGGGTTACCCACGTCTTGTCACCAGAAAGGACCGTTCAGGACAGGACATTCCGGAACTTGACATGTTCCGGCGAACACTTTACGCTATTGCGCCGCGACGGTCATGAGGTGTGCCGCGGCAGCCCGCCTGAGGGCGGCTCTATGGAACGGACGGAGGCGCGATGGACGAGAAGACCGGGAAATGCCCCCATTGCGGGGGGAGCAATATCGTACGCGGTGTAACGGTTGACCAGACAGCGGATGCGGGCAGAATAGGGCTTGCTTACAAAACCAAATTTGTGATCATGGGCACCGAGCAGTTCTTCGCCGATGTCTGTGACGACTGCGGCACCGTCGCCCGGATCTATGTGAAGAAAACGGGCAGGAACTGGTATGTGAAATAAAGGCAGGTGATGGGAAAGACCTCACTGCTGTCCAAAATAATCCCTTTCTCCAACGCCTGATCAGCCGCACCAACGGTCCGGGACAGTCAAAACCCCTGTTCCAAAACGAGGTTGGCCTCTTCCGCAGTTGGAGCTGGATCTCATACTGCCCGGTATTCAGGAAGCAAGGAGAATGACCAATTGACCAAATTCCAATAACCAAAAAAATAAATACAGGTGCCGCTTCTCCTCTGGTTGGTATTCTTTTCTTTCAGTCATTGGTGCATTGGTTATTGGTCATTCCGCTCTCCGTGGACTTTCGGAAGGAACATCTCGGGTCTGCCTGTCCGGTGCCATAAATCTATTTTGGACAGGTATGACCCATTACCCATTACTTCTCTTTCTTCAGAAACCCCCTGATGCTCTCCAGGTAGGTCTCGGGTTCCTCGAACATGGGGAGGTGTGCACTTTTCTCGAATATCTGCAGGGAAGAGTCGGGTACATGGGAACGATACCATTCCGTTGCCCCCGGCGTTGCTTCATCGTACCGGCCAGCCGTAAAAAAGGTGGGCACCCTGATCTCACGAAGCCGGGAGACGCGCTCGTAAGTCTTAAGGTTTCCCGTCGGGTGGAATTCGCTTGGTCCCCACATGATCCCGTAGATCTCCTGGTTTGACATGTTGAATGCCTGCAAAAGCCCGGGCGGCCATGGGTCAAGGCGGCACAGGTGGCGCTTGAGATATTCCCCCACGGCCTGTTCATATTCCTTTGAACCGGTTGTGCCTTCCCGTTCGTGGTGCCTGATCACCCGTCGTATCTGTAAAGGCATCTGGAGGATGAGGGCATCCGCATCTTCCACCCATCGCTTTACACTGAGGCAAGGGCTCGCGAGGATAAGGCTCTTTACCCCGGCAGGTTTCGTCAGCATGTAATCTACGGCGATCATGGTCCCCCAGGAGTGTCCGTAGAGGTGAATATCTTTCAGTTTCAGGGCCGCCCTGACGCGGGAGAGTTCCTCGACGAACCTTTCGATGCGCCACAGCGTCCTGTCGGCGGGGCGGTCCGACCTGCCGGAGCCTAGCTGGTCATAGAAGATGACGGGCCGGTCCACGGCAAGTTTCTCGAGGGGCTTGAGATAATCACTGGCGCTGCCCGGCCCCCCGTGAAGAAGAATGACGGGGGTTTCGTTGCCGGAGCCGACGATGCGGTACCATACCCTGCCGCCGGTGACCTCGACGAACCCTTCACGCTCGGTGAGGACATCGGCGGCAGGGCATGCGGCAAGGCACAAGACGGCGAGAAGGATGAGCCATACCGCAAAGGCCTTTCTCATATATGGTCTGCCCCGTGTCCTCAAGCGACCCATCGTCTCCTCCTTTTGTCGGCCACTCGTGCCCGTTATGCTTCTTATACCGGTTCTGTCAGTTTCGTGTCAAGAACGCAAACCGTCGGCACCGGTTCCTTGCTTTTTGACCACCCCTCATGGTAATCTTGCCCGTCCGCTTAAAATTCGTATTTTCTTCAGGAGGCACTATGGGATTACGCTACGACGAGGTGAACGATCATGTCATGGATCTGCTCAAAGAGGTGAGATCACAGGACTTTCCCGAATTGGTGAATGCAAAGATAAAGGTCCTCTTTGACCTGAAAAAAAGAAAATCCGGCGGCATGGTTGTCCTCGCACGGATCATCAAGACGAACGACCTTGTTCGCCATCTCACCAGGAACGGTGTCGATATCATCGAAGGATATGATTATATCATCACCCTCGACAAGAAATGCTGGGACAACATCACCGATCTCGACAGAGTAAAGATACTGCGCCATGAACTGAGGCACACCTTCTTCGACATAGAGGTCGACGACAACCCGTACAAACTTCTCAATCACAGCATCTCCGACTTCTACGAGGAGGTTGAACTCAACAAGAACGACCCCCGCTGGCGCGAGCGCGTGGCCACTCTCACAGAGGACATCTACGAACAGGAAAAAGAGGCCCGCACGGAGAAGAAAAGGAAAAAGACGAGAGAATAAGGGATTTAAAAAACCGTCTCACACCGCCCCGTCGTTGAGGGGACTGAAAGAGAAAGCTAGCGGCCTGACCCCGGGACCAGCCAGGGTCAGGCCGCATTTTTGCACAATGTTATCCTTCGTAACTTCGAGTTGTAATCATCCCATGACATCGGTACCGCTAAGGTTGTATAATATAGCCGTGCCTCACGAATCGCACTGATTGAACCGCAATAAACCAACACAGGAGGATATACTCTTATGATGTACTCGCAGGAAGTGGAGAAGATGTGCTCCGTGACCAAGGGAGCGAACCATGGCCCCGCGGCGATACCGCAGGAAGGCAAGTGGACACAGGTAAAGGAAGTTAAGGATATATGCGCTTTTACGCACGGGATAGGGTGGTGCGCGCCGCAGCAGGGGGCCTGCAAGTTGACCCTCAATGTCAAGGACGGGATCATCGAAGAGGCATTGGTGGAGGCGATTGGTTGCTCGGGCATGACCCACTCTGCCGCCATGTGTGCCGAGATCTTGCCCGGGAAAACGATACTTGAGGCGTTGAATACGGACCTTGTGTGCGATGCTATCAATACGGCAATGAGGGAACTTTTCCTCCAGATAGTCTACGGGAGAAGCCAGTCCGCCTTTTCCGAAGGCGGACTGGCGATAGGCGCCGGGCTTGAGGACCTCGGGAAGGGACTGCGGAGCCAGGTGGCCACGATGTACGGCACAGTGGCCAAGGGGCCCAGGTACCTGGAAATGGCCGAGGGCTACGTGAGGAAGATCGCCCTCGATGAGAACAGCGAAATAATCGGCTACGAATTCGTGAGCCTGGGAAGAATGATGGAGATGATAGCCAAGGGCATGGATGCCAACGAGGCCCTTCAGAAGGCTTCCGGAAAATACGGAAGGGTTGACGAAGCCGTGAAGTTGATCGACCCGAGACATGAATAAGGAGGGATGACGATATGGCACTTTTCGAGAACTACGACAGAAGGATCGGGCTGATCAACGCCACGCTGAATAAATACGGCATCACATCTATCGAGGAAGCGAAGAAGATCTGTGACAGCAAGGGCGTGGATCCATACAAGATCGCAAAGGAAACCCAGCCGATATGCTTTGAGAATGTTGGCTGGGCTTACATCGTCGGCGCATCCATAGCCATTAAGAGGGGCTGCACGAAAGCGGCGGATGCCGCCGAGGCCATCGGTGAAGGGCTGCAGGCATTCTGCATTCCCGGCTCCGTTGCAGATGACAGAAAAGTTGGCCTGGGACACGGGAACCTGGCTGCCATGCTTTTGAGGGAAGACACCAGATGTTTCGCATTTCTCGCGGGACACGAGTCGTTTGCCGCCGCCGAAGGCGCTATCGGCATTGCCAAGTCGGCAAACAAGGTGAGGCACCAGCCCCTGCAGGTTGTCCTGAACGGGCTCGGGAAGGACGCGGCACAGATCATCTCCCGGATAAACGGGTTCACCTACGTGAGAACGAAATTCGATTACCATTCGGGAAAGCTCGAGATCGTGGAAAGCCGGCCCTATTCAAAAGGTGACAAGGCGGCGGTGAGATGCTACGGCGCCGATGACGTCCGTGAGGGTGTCGCCATTATGCACCATGAAAAAGTGGATGTTTCCATCACCGGGAATTCAACGAATCCGACGCGCTTCCAGCACCCCGTCGCAGGCACATACAAAAAAGAGTGCAACGGGGCGAACCGGAAATATTTCTCAGTCGCTTCGGGAGGCGGCACGGGCAGGACCCTCCATCCCGACAACATGGCCGCGGGCCCGGCTTCATACGGCATGACGGACACGATGGGCCGGATGCACTCCGACGCGCAGTTCGCAGGTTCATCGTCGGTGCCGGCGCATGTGGAGATGATGGGTTTTCTCGGCATGGGCAACAACCCCATGGTAGGCGCAACCGTCGCGGTGGCGGTGGCGGTAGAACAGGCGGGGAAGTAATGGGACAGGCCATGGGTAACGGGTGATGGGGGAGAGCCCCTTAGCTTTGGAAGGTTCTGGGGTTAAGGGGCGATGCCGTGACAATAATGTGACAGGTCCTTCAGGAATTGTTCGCGGCTTGCGAAGCGGATGGCTTTCATGCCTGACAGGCGGGCCCTTTCGCAGTGGTCTTCGCTGTCGTCGATGAAGAGCATGCGCTCCGGCGCTGCCTGAAGACGGGAGATGGTGTCGGTGAAGTGCGTGGGATCCATCTTGCATTTACCGAGATGGTAGCTGTTGAAGACGATGTCGAAGTGTTTGAAGAAAGCGTGGATTTCGTTGAGTTCGTCAAGCCAGTTGGTCTGGTCGCTGAGGATGACGGCGGGGATTCCCGATGCTTTGAGTCTTTTTGCGATGTCGAGCATCCAGGGCCTCGGGGTGAACCGGGAGAGGATCTCGTTTCGGAATTCATAGTCGCTGCCCGTTATCCCCGTTCTGTCCCGTATTGCCTGCCAGTAAGTGTGTTCATCGGCCTGGCCCGTGATGTATCCTGTGGTGTGTATGAGTTCGCGGGCCAGGCCGATGAAATCCATTTCGTTGAGTCCGTTCCTTGCCGCGATGGCGCCAAGCCCCTTTGCAAATCCTTCGTCGGCCAGAACACCCCCGAAATCAAAAAGCACTACATCCAGGTCACATGTGCCAGAGGTCATAGTTTCCCATCCTCTCCGGTTGATAGACGATCTCCTTTACCGGTATCCCTTAATCCCTGCGGAAACCTTCCATTCGACCGCATCCCCTTCCCGGCAGCCGCGGCACGCTGCCTTCCTTATTTCTTTGCCGATACCTGAAGCTGAATTCCCGTCTTTCCCTTTTCGGCCTCGCTTACAACGACGGTTGCGTTCCTATTGCCCTTCGCGTAGGCCATGGTTACCGTATTTTCCACGGCGAGGGAGGTCGTCTCTTTCCACCCTTGCGCCTTCATCTTTTGCTTGTAGGAGCTGGCAATCTTTCCAACGCCTTCCTCACTGATGAGGGTAACGTGTAATATATCGCCCGCCGTCATTGTATTGATCACCTTTGTATTTGGATAGATGGGGATGTCCGTCGGAAAGCCTGCGGGAACCTCTGTCGCCGCACCCGCCGTTATCGTCGCCTTCCCTTCCTTATCCGTTATCTGTATCTTTCCCCGGGCAGAATCGACCGTGACCTTGCCGCCGGTACCCTGTTCGATAAGTTTTTCCATTGCCTTTTCTTCAGGACTTTTTCCGCACCCGGGCAGAACGACAACTATCATCAGGATCGCAGCCAAAAAAAGAACACCATTTCTGCACGACATATTCTTCCTCCTCATTGTTTGTTTCCTCTTTTTATCTGAATTGTAAAGGTTGTGCAATAAAAAAAGAGTCGATCAGCCAAGCTCAAAGCTTGTGATCCCGAATACCTTCTCCATCGGGACGGCAGGTATTTCCCTGTTGTACATTCTGCCTGTTTCAAATACGGGCGCCAGGTTCCCATACTGTACGAGCGCAAGGCCGGCAGGATTTGTTGCGGGAACATCCAGAAAAACAGGTGTTCGCGGCGATACCGTTCCTGCCAGGGCATCAAACAATCTCCGGGCGATGTCGAAGGAATCAGCAAAAAGGGGGCCCATTTTAAATCCTGTCTTGCAGGGGCGGATCACACCGTAGCCTTTCAGTTCTGTGTCCTTGAGGAAACCGAGGGATGTGCCGCCGGGCTGCGTGATCCATTGTTCGAGAAAGCGTGCCCGCCGCGCCGGAAAAATGGAGGCGTCATAGGAAACGAGTGCTTCAAAGGCGAGGGTTGTCAGCTCAACGATGCCAGCAGAGCTTGACCCCCCGCCTTTGCCTTCATATCGGGTGTTCCTGTGGGCAAGTGTAAAACCGAACTTTTCATAATTCCCTATCTTCTTTACCACTCCGTCGATACCAATGTTGCGGGTGCCGAGATGGCTCATCGCATGTCTCCCAAGCTCGACGCCATACCATTTTCCGCGCTGTTCTTTTCTGATGATATAGAAACCTATGAACCCGAAGGAGTCCCCATAGGATACCGCTGAAATGCAGCCTATCGGTTCACCGTTCAGTTCTCCCGTGAAAAAACCATGGGGATCCGCGTGGTGGAAGCAAACCGCATCATTCAAGCCGGGGTTCCAGCCTTCCTCGGCTGCCCACTTCACGGCAAGCTCAACATCCTTCCTCTCCATCCGTCTTATAATGAATCCACTCTCAACCATTCGTGTCTTTCCCGTCGATAATGGTTTTTCGTCGCCGGGCTCTGAAGCCTTGCGGCCCCGCCCCTAGATCGCTTCGATCGTTGAAGGCGGCTTTGCGGCGATATTGTAAGTTACGCTTACTACGCCGGGCACTTCCCGGCATATCCTGGAGGCTATCCTTGTCAGCTTCGAGAAGGGCAGGTTTGTCGGAGTCGCCTTGCGGGCATCCACGGAATCCCAGCAGCGCACCTCTATCTGGCGGCCGAAGTCCCTCTTGCCGTCGCGCATCCCCGTCATCCTGTCCTCGTGAAGGATGGCCAGGTACTGAAAGGCCTTCACTTTTGCGAGCTCTTCCTCAACGACGACCGTCGCGAGTCTCACGATCTCCACCTTTTCGGGTGTTATCTCGCCGACGACGCGGGCGGCCAGAGCGGGACCCGGGAAGGGTATGCGTTTGTACATGAAAGCGGGCAGGCCGAGCACTGCTCCAACCTTGCGGACGCCGTCCTTGCGGAGTTGAACAAGAGGTTCGAGGATATGATAGCCGAAGGCCTTCTTCGGATCTATGCCGAGCTGTTCGAAAACGTTATGCTGCCTCTTGATGCCTGCCACCGTCTCGTCGATATCGGTGAGGATCGTCCCCTGGAGAAGGTACTTTGCCTTGCTTTTCGTGACGAGCCTGCCAAAAACATCCTTGTAAAATGTTTGGGTGATGGCCTCGCGTTTCTGCTCCGGGTCGGTTATTCCCTTGAGCGCCTTGAAGAACTTCGCTTTGGCATCGAGGATCTCGATGTTGACGCCAAGACCCTTGAAGATTGACGCTATGCGCTCGGGTTCGTCCTTGCGCATGAGGCCCGTGTCGATGAAATAGGTCTTCAGCCTGTCACCCAACGCCTTGTGGCCCAGCATGGTGACCACCGAGGAATCGACCCCGCCCGACAGGGCGTTGATCGCCACCCCCTTGCCGACGGCGGCGCGTATTTCCTCCACCTTCTCGTCGACAAACTTCTTCACGTTCATCCCCTTTGCCTTGATCTCCCTGGAACCTGCCATACCGCCTCCTTTTAGGTTTTATTGAAACGGGTGATCGATTATGGGTAACAGGGAAACCGTCCATCTTTCCCATTTCCCATTACCTGCCTTATCTTCTATATTTCCCCACTTCCGCGAGGGCCGCAGGGCTCTCATACCCGCTTCAATTGATTCCAGCGGGCAGCCCTCCCGTCGCGGCAATCGCCGATACAACGCAGACGAGGCTGTTGGACCTTACCTTTCCGTCATCCGTCATTGGGCTCTGCCTGCTTTTCTCACGATCGTTTCTCCCTTCCCAGGTTGATGGCACCAAAATTGGCGGCCCCCCACAGGCCGCTGTCCTCGCTCAGCATGAGGGATACGGGGATCTTTTCGAGCATCGCGCCATAGTGGACCGAATGAGTGAATTCCTCCCTGAAATGGTTGTTCACGACGAGGAAGGGGTTTTTCATTGCGACGCCGCCTGCGATAAAGAGACCACCCAGGGTGAGGACGGTGAGCGCATAGTTGCGGCAGGCACGGGCGTAGAAGCGGGCGAAAAGGACGGTCGTCTCCGCCTCCGGGGTAATCTCGGTGACGATCTTTTCCGGCGGGAGCTCGCGACCCGTCAGGAAGGCATGAAGATGGGTGAGGCCCGGTCCGCTCACGACGATATCACCATAGGGATACTCGGCCTGTGTCCTGTCGAGGAGAAAATCCCGGTAGGCCGTTTCGGCGTTTCCATAGAAGGGGAAAGCGGCGTGCCCGGCCTCTGAAGGCAAGGGCAGGAGAGTGTCCCCTTGCGTCGATGCGAGAGCACAGTGCCCGAGACCCGTACCTGCGCCTATCACACCTATGCTGGCGCCTGGCTGCGCCTCGCCGGCCTGCACGATCTCCTTCGTGAGCCGGTCCCCCAGGGGGCAGGCAAAGGCCTGCGCAACGAAATCATTGATGAGGAGTATCTTCGTGCCGACGGTGCGTTCCCGAAGGCCGGATACATCCACTGCCCAGGGGACGTTCGCCAGCTTCGCATAGGTCTCTTCCTTAACTGCCCCGGGCACGGCGAGGACCACGGCATCCCACCGTGCGCCCGCCGGTATCGGACCTTCTCTGTGTGCCTTCTCGATGAGATCGTCAAGGGACGACGCGCTGGCTGTCTTCAGTCTCAGCCCGCCGATGTATGACAGGGTTTCTTTGTCATCGATGGCAAAGTGCGCGAAACGGCTGTTCGTTCCCCCTATGTCCACGGCCATAATATTCTTCATGGTTCCACCTCCCATCTCCGCGCTGTGCGTCTTGCGGCCTCAAGCGGCCTTTCGTGCAACGCACAGAACGAATTCATGCACGACATCGTAGACCCCCTGCCCCGAGCCGCCGCCGGACAGGACTTTTTTGAATCTGGCCTCCATATCCTGTCTCCTGACAGGGTCGAGGGCATCGTAGAAGGCTGTTCCTGCGCCGGACCCGATGAGATGCTCCAGGACGCCCTCCGGCGAGGCGCACCGGAACACGATCCGGCTCTCGGAGATCTCTTCGGGAAGGAGGCCCGTTCTTTCAAGAAGCCGCTCCACCTGGGACCTGCCCTCGGGAAAGTCGAAATGGATACGTTTCTTGAGCACCGAAGGGTCCTCGGCAACAAGTTCACGAAATATTCCCAGCTCCCGGGCGGGCGAATTCTGCCGGTGAACGATAAAGGCGAGACGGCCGCCTTCATCAAGGGATGCCGCAGTGGTCTCAAAGAAAGGCTGAAGGGGGATATATCCCAGGACCCAGCTTGTAAAGACAAGGTCGAAGGGGCCACGCCGCCGCAATGCCCTCAGGGCGTCTCCCTGAAAGAACCGGACGTTGCCGTGGCCTGCAGCGCGGATGCGCTTCCGGGCAACACCTATCATCTCCCGCGATATGTCAGCGGCCGTTATCCCGCAGGAGGGGCCAAAACCCTCCGCCAGAAGCGCTGTAGCATAACCGCTGCCGCATCCTGCCTCGAATATCCTCATGGCCCCCCCGGGCGTCAGTTTTTCCACGAGCTTCCGAACGGGTTTGCCTGCCTCGCTGAGCCAGTGCCGATCGTAATCGCAGCAGATCCTGTCGTAGGCGTGGCGCAGTTCGGCGCTGCCGACACTTGCCGTTGCGCCTCTTTTAACGGTAAAAAAGCGAGGAAGCCTGTGTCTGCGAGGAAGGTGCTCCCCACAAACCTTTTCGGATATCTCTGGCGGAGCCGGTATGGGTCCCTCGGGGATGTGTCCTGCCAGGATATGGCCCACGCAGGATGCCCGGGGTTTCGCGAAATGTCTCCCCATCCGTTCGAGGATAGCCGTCAGGGGCTCCCTTACCGCATTGCCGAAGCTTAGGGGGATGAGATTGCAGGGGCAGACCTCGCCGCTGCCATCGATATAAAGATAGGTGAGCCCCGCTCCGCAGCCGAAGGCATTTTGAGATTCGAGATAGAGAAAAGTGGAGAGTATGGGCAGGTCTTCTCTCGCCGCCACCTCGTGCTGATAGTCGAGAATGAGCTTTCGCCCGGCAGGGTCGAGAACCACGTCGCCTCTGCCCGAGAGCCTCCCCGTGGGGCACGGCTCAAGAAGGTGGACCTCGCGGGCACGTGATCTGCCGGCGAACTCGATGAATCTCATGAAGTTGTCCGGCTTCAGGATCTCCCGGCTGGCCACCGTGACGACGTAAGGGTAAAGGCCGCTCTCGGACGCCGTGTGCAAGGCTCTCAGGGCGGTCCGGAATGCCCCCCGTCTCCCGCGTTTCCTATCATGTTCTTCTGAGTTCATTGAATCGAGGCTGACGCCAATGGCAAAGAGGCCCTTTTCTTTCAGCCTTCTGGCACGATCTTCCGTCAGGCCCGAGCCGGTGGTGTTGAGCATGAGGCAGGACCTGCTGTCGAAAAAGCCCACTATGTCTTCGAGGTCCCTCCGCAGGAGCGGTTCACCTCCGGAGAGGGTGACCATAACGCTGCCGAGCCCGGAAAGCTGACGCGCGATCTTTTCCACGTTGCGAAGGCTGAGGTCGCGCTGTTTCCGCCCGGCATTGTAGCAATGCCAGCACCGGTACCGGCAGCGGTTGGTGACTCCCAATGTGACGGAATAGAGCCTGCGGTTGCCCCGTTCTCCGAGGGCGCCGAAATGCTCCGCGAGATTATCGAATGCGCCGCCGGGAAAGGGAGGAAAATGGGCGTTGACGACGAAACGGCCGTCGAAACTGACAGCCTTCTCACGGGAGAGGTATTCCCTGAAAAAGGCTCCCACGGATGGATGCAAACCGGCAAAAGGCTCCCGTGCGGCAAGCTGACGAAAGAATTCGTCTCCCCTCATATCACCTCGTCATTCGTCACGTCACTGCGTACAGCAGGGGCCGCCTTCCCCGGTCCAGCAGTGAAGGCATAGCTTCTCCCGGGGCAGGCCGATGGCCTCTATCATATCACCGATCTTTTGAAACTTTAGGGTGGTAACGTTGATCTCCCTGGCGATCCACTCGACCATTTTGCGGTACTTTTCCGAGGTGTCATCGAGATATTCCGCAATATCCTCCGTAGGTGCTCCCTCGATATCATTGATGGCCCGGCGGGCGACGAGTTCGTCGATGGACCTCGTGGAAAGGGCGAACTTGCAGTGGAACATGAGAGGCGGACAGGCCGGGCGGACATGTATCTCCTTTGCGCCCGAGTCCCAGAGTTTTACGACGGTGAAATTTTTGAGTTGTGTGCCCCGCACGATGGAATCCTCGCACAGGACGATGCGGTTGCCGGCGATGACGTCCCGAACGGGTATGAGCTTCATGGTGGCCACGAGATCCCGTATCTCCTGAGAGGGTGGGGTATAGCTCCTGCCGTATCCGGGCGTGTATTTGACAAGAGGCCTGCGATAGGGGAGGCCCGACTCCATGGAGTAGCCGATGGCATGGCCGACCCCCGAATCGGGAACACCAGCGACGAGATCGGCCTCCACCTTATCATTCTTGGCGAGAAACCTCCCCGACCGTTCGCGGACCACCTCCACATTTATCCCTTCGTAACTGGAGGCGGGATATCCCGTGTATATCCAGAGAAAGGCACATATCTGGTTGTGGTTCCCGCCGGGTTGCCGCACCTGAAGGCCTGAAGGCCCGATGCTGACGATCTCGCCCGGTTCGAGGTATTTGGTGACATGGAA is a window encoding:
- a CDS encoding radical SAM protein; translation: MRGDEFFRQLAAREPFAGLHPSVGAFFREYLSREKAVSFDGRFVVNAHFPPFPGGAFDNLAEHFGALGERGNRRLYSVTLGVTNRCRYRCWHCYNAGRKQRDLSLRNVEKIARQLSGLGSVMVTLSGGEPLLRRDLEDIVGFFDSRSCLMLNTTGSGLTEDRARRLKEKGLFAIGVSLDSMNSEEHDRKRGRRGAFRTALRALHTASESGLYPYVVTVASREILKPDNFMRFIEFAGRSRAREVHLLEPCPTGRLSGRGDVVLDPAGRKLILDYQHEVAAREDLPILSTFLYLESQNAFGCGAGLTYLYIDGSGEVCPCNLIPLSFGNAVREPLTAILERMGRHFAKPRASCVGHILAGHIPEGPIPAPPEISEKVCGEHLPRRHRLPRFFTVKRGATASVGSAELRHAYDRICCDYDRHWLSEAGKPVRKLVEKLTPGGAMRIFEAGCGSGYATALLAEGFGPSCGITAADISREMIGVARKRIRAAGHGNVRFFQGDALRALRRRGPFDLVFTSWVLGYIPLQPFFETTAASLDEGGRLAFIVHRQNSPARELGIFRELVAEDPSVLKKRIHFDFPEGRSQVERLLERTGLLPEEISESRIVFRCASPEGVLEHLIGSGAGTAFYDALDPVRRQDMEARFKKVLSGGGSGQGVYDVVHEFVLCVARKAA
- a CDS encoding amidophosphoribosyltransferase, which translates into the protein MSGVFGITSKKNCASNLLYGTDYHSHMGTEYGGMAVLGDQFHRSIHDIRKSQFKSKFFEEYKEMEGNSGIGVISDRDAQPLIIGSKFGTFAIVSTGIVENTNELAKELLDAGETFSEMSGGGINSVELIAKLITQGDTLIDGIRGVYDRIEGSASILLLREDGIYAARDRLGRTPLVVGEKDGDWAVATEDCSFLNLGFHVTKYLEPGEIVSIGPSGLQVRQPGGNHNQICAFLWIYTGYPASSYEGINVEVVRERSGRFLAKNDKVEADLVAGVPDSGVGHAIGYSMESGLPYRRPLVKYTPGYGRSYTPPSQEIRDLVATMKLIPVRDVIAGNRIVLCEDSIVRGTQLKNFTVVKLWDSGAKEIHVRPACPPLMFHCKFALSTRSIDELVARRAINDIEGAPTEDIAEYLDDTSEKYRKMVEWIAREINVTTLKFQKIGDMIEAIGLPREKLCLHCWTGEGGPCCTQ